The Pedobacter mucosus genome window below encodes:
- a CDS encoding B12-binding domain-containing radical SAM protein has protein sequence MKTEIFVITPPFTQLNTPYPASAYIKGFLNTKNISTTQADLGIEVILELFSKQGLNNLFEVENGSLKSDNAKRILALKEEYLKTIDNVIAFLQGKNPTLALQICSDDFLPQASRFAQLEELDWAFGAMGTQDKAKHLATLYLEDISDYIVECIDENFGFSRYAERLGRSANSFDELYDALLKPPTYIDQILVSILEEKIFNIQPKLFLISVPFPGNLYSAFRCAQWVKANYPDIKVSMGGGFPNTELRSLSDKRVFEFFDYITLDDGELPIELLHHNIIHPIPVEAHFYKRTFLLENGEVVYKNDAFRSDYKQADVGTPDYSGLLLDKYISVIEIVNPMHRMWSDGRWNKLTMAHGCYWGKCTFCDISLDYIKVYEPVAARLIVDRIEDLTAKTGQNGFHFVDEAAPPALMREVALEIIRRKISVTWWTNVRFEKSFSLDLCLLLKASGCIAISGGLEVASDRLLKLIDKGVTVEQVAKVTRNFTEAGIMVHAYLMYGYPTQTIQETVDSLEMVRQLFEMGILQSGFWHQFAMTAHSPVGMYPEKFGVVKETESIGSFANNDLNYFDKTGIDHNQFSYGLKKSLFNFMHGLCFDYELQDWFDFKIPKTKIPSNFIEMALNNDDKFNVKPTAKVIWMGGKPSAEYITKSKKGNSWEMAALTFHAKKKSFTIQTNKNEGAWLVAILEKISISNEKVHTFLEVKTDFETEIENFELFWYSKPINTLRDYGLLVL, from the coding sequence TTGAAAACCGAAATTTTCGTTATTACGCCGCCGTTTACACAACTGAATACTCCGTATCCGGCATCAGCTTACATAAAAGGGTTTTTAAACACCAAAAATATAAGCACAACTCAGGCAGATTTAGGTATTGAGGTAATTTTAGAATTGTTCTCAAAACAAGGATTAAACAATTTATTTGAGGTAGAAAACGGGAGTCTGAAAAGTGATAATGCAAAACGTATTTTAGCTTTAAAAGAAGAATATTTAAAAACGATAGATAATGTAATTGCCTTTTTGCAGGGTAAAAATCCAACACTTGCTTTACAAATTTGTAGTGATGATTTTTTACCACAAGCCTCTCGATTTGCGCAGTTAGAAGAATTAGATTGGGCTTTTGGGGCAATGGGTACGCAAGATAAAGCCAAACATTTAGCCACACTTTATTTAGAAGATATTTCAGATTATATTGTAGAATGCATTGATGAAAATTTTGGTTTTAGTCGTTACGCTGAGCGTTTGGGCAGAAGCGCAAATTCGTTTGATGAGCTTTACGATGCCTTATTGAAACCGCCAACTTACATAGATCAAATTTTAGTATCGATCTTAGAAGAGAAAATTTTTAATATACAACCTAAACTATTTTTAATTTCGGTTCCTTTTCCAGGAAATTTATACAGCGCTTTCCGTTGTGCGCAATGGGTTAAAGCCAATTATCCAGACATAAAAGTTTCTATGGGCGGCGGCTTTCCGAATACGGAATTACGTTCGTTGTCGGATAAAAGGGTTTTCGAATTTTTTGATTATATAACCTTGGATGACGGAGAATTGCCAATAGAACTGCTTCATCATAATATAATACATCCAATCCCTGTTGAAGCTCATTTTTACAAGCGAACTTTTCTATTGGAAAATGGTGAGGTAGTTTATAAAAACGATGCATTTAGAAGCGATTACAAGCAGGCAGATGTAGGTACGCCAGATTATTCGGGCTTATTGCTAGATAAATATATTTCTGTAATTGAAATTGTTAATCCGATGCACCGCATGTGGAGCGATGGGAGATGGAATAAATTAACGATGGCACATGGTTGTTATTGGGGCAAATGTACTTTCTGTGATATTTCCTTAGATTATATCAAAGTTTATGAACCTGTCGCCGCTAGATTAATTGTTGATCGCATTGAAGATTTAACTGCTAAAACTGGTCAAAATGGTTTTCATTTTGTTGATGAAGCGGCGCCACCGGCTTTAATGAGAGAGGTTGCGCTTGAAATTATTAGAAGAAAAATTTCTGTAACCTGGTGGACGAATGTTCGTTTCGAAAAGAGTTTTAGTTTAGATTTATGTTTGCTTTTAAAAGCATCTGGCTGTATCGCAATTTCTGGCGGTTTAGAAGTGGCTTCAGATCGCTTGCTAAAATTAATCGACAAAGGCGTAACGGTTGAACAGGTTGCCAAAGTAACCCGAAATTTCACTGAAGCAGGCATAATGGTTCATGCTTATTTAATGTATGGTTATCCTACACAAACAATTCAAGAAACAGTAGATAGCCTAGAAATGGTGCGCCAATTATTCGAAATGGGCATTTTACAATCTGGCTTTTGGCATCAATTTGCCATGACTGCTCATAGTCCGGTGGGCATGTATCCCGAAAAATTTGGCGTAGTTAAAGAGACAGAATCAATTGGAAGCTTTGCCAATAATGACCTCAATTATTTTGATAAAACAGGTATCGATCATAATCAATTTAGCTACGGGTTGAAGAAATCGCTCTTTAATTTTATGCATGGATTATGTTTTGATTACGAACTTCAAGACTGGTTTGACTTTAAAATTCCCAAGACGAAAATCCCATCAAATTTTATTGAAATGGCTTTAAATAACGATGATAAATTTAACGTAAAGCCAACTGCAAAAGTCATCTGGATGGGAGGGAAACCTTCAGCAGAATATATTACTAAATCAAAAAAAGGTAATTCTTGGGAAATGGCCGCTTTAACTTTTCACGCTAAAAAGAAAAGTTTCACCATTCAAACTAATAAAAATGAAGGTGCTTGGCTGGTTGCTATCCTCGAAAAAATATCTATTTCGAATGAAAAAGTTCACACATTTTTAGAGGTTAAAACCGATTTTGAAACTGAAATAGAAAATTTTGAGTTGTTTTGGTATTCAAAACCGATCAACACATTAAGAGATTATGGCTTATTGGTTTTATAA
- a CDS encoding acyltransferase family protein → MDALPFLLLTIVALLFISLPIFKKLDETSAPITQRVSTLDGLRGFLAFAVFINHLDSNYSFIRHHQWSTYHVFNGMLGPLGVSFFFMITGYLFYGKIIESDGAKNWFKFLISRFFRIAPAYYLTYVFVLIIVLVSTSFSFQSSPVQVITAGVKYLALGIFPVDDLNKVHMERLLGVIWTLKLEWYFYFSLPILAFLAKKKPFLVSVIGLTLILVYIGIGHSEKKCWIVFFFCGMLCAALKHIQYQTKRNLMISSFLVSLCLISIIVFFHSLLGVPQIIILLIAFYLISNGSDLFGLLKLKGAKRLGNISYSLYLLHMAIIYVFLKIPYILNHSFKSEGFFWIFVIPCALITITIASLCYYLVEKEGIQIGKRLLKGHLFYKRVDLNNNSI, encoded by the coding sequence ATGGACGCTCTTCCTTTTTTGCTATTAACCATTGTAGCACTCTTATTCATATCGCTTCCGATATTTAAAAAACTAGATGAAACCTCCGCTCCAATAACGCAGCGGGTTTCTACGTTGGACGGACTGCGTGGTTTTTTAGCTTTTGCGGTATTTATAAATCATTTAGATAGCAATTATAGTTTTATTAGACACCATCAATGGTCAACATATCATGTTTTTAATGGAATGTTAGGGCCGCTTGGAGTATCATTTTTCTTTATGATTACGGGTTATCTTTTCTATGGTAAAATAATAGAATCTGATGGTGCTAAAAACTGGTTCAAGTTTTTAATCTCCAGATTTTTCCGCATCGCTCCTGCTTATTATCTTACTTACGTATTTGTACTAATAATTGTTCTGGTTTCTACAAGTTTCAGTTTTCAATCTTCGCCAGTACAGGTTATAACTGCAGGAGTTAAATATTTAGCTCTTGGTATTTTTCCTGTAGATGATTTAAATAAAGTACACATGGAACGTTTATTAGGCGTAATATGGACTTTAAAACTAGAATGGTATTTCTACTTCTCTTTGCCAATCCTAGCTTTCCTTGCAAAAAAGAAGCCGTTTCTTGTTAGTGTTATTGGACTAACATTGATTTTGGTTTATATCGGTATTGGTCATAGTGAGAAAAAATGTTGGATAGTTTTCTTTTTCTGCGGAATGTTATGTGCTGCTTTGAAACACATACAATATCAAACGAAAAGAAATTTAATGATAAGCTCTTTCCTAGTTTCGCTTTGCTTAATAAGCATTATCGTTTTCTTTCATTCACTTCTTGGCGTACCTCAAATTATTATTTTATTAATCGCATTTTATTTAATAAGCAACGGTTCAGATCTATTTGGATTACTAAAACTTAAGGGAGCAAAACGTTTAGGAAATATTAGCTACAGTTTATACTTGCTCCATATGGCAATTATTTACGTGTTTTTGAAAATTCCTTATATCTTAAATCATTCATTTAAAAGCGAGGGATTTTTCTGGATATTTGTAATTCCTTGTGCCTTAATTACCATAACAATTGCATCGTTATGTTATTATTTGGTAGAAAAGGAAGGTATCCAAATTGGAAAAAGACTTTTAAAAGGACATTTATTTTATAAAAGAGTTGACTTAAATAATAATAGTATTTAG
- a CDS encoding amidohydrolase family protein, translating to MKHLYLLTIFSLIFFIAKSQDKKWDVEKYLGTTKNVTINTDEGTWMNLDVSADGQEIVFDLIGDIYSMPIAGGTAKLLSGGIAFDVQPRFSPDGKYISYTSDKSGGDNIWIMNRNGSGKKQITKESFRLLNNATWMPNSEYLIARKHFTAGRSLGSGEMWMYNINGGDGIQLTKRKNDQQDAGEPNVSPDGKFVYFSEDVSPGPNFEYSKDPNGTIYAIRQLDLNNGKLTTLINEQGGACRPQVSPDGNLIAFVKRVRLKSVLYVQNIKTGEEWPIYDDLSHDQQETWAIFGVYPNFAWMPDSKSIVFYAKGKIKKTDIVTLINSTIPFKANTVQTIQQALHFENPVFDNEFSAKMLRQLTTSPDGKTIVFNAAGYIYRQDLSSGKPERLTEGLDFEFEPNFSPDGKYIIYTTWNDELRGAIKRTDLKSGKTITLSDEKGFYYSPQYSTKGEKIVFRKGSGNDVLGYNYGRGTGIFIMPASGGSKILVSDNGIKPQFNNTDTRIYFQSSADGKKALKSIDLNGANERTHFTSQYANQFIVSPDNKYLAFTELFNVYITPMINVGTAQDASAGNKAIPVTKVTTEGGTYMQWSADSKNLHWTLGPKYFTIDVNKAFNFDGTSPKTQATSTDINLTLKSDVPTGLVALKGARIISMKGDEVIENGTILTDGNKIISIGKSDTITIPANAKVIDVTGKTIMPGIIDVHAHLRTSPDGITPQSDWSYMANLAFGVTTSHDPSSNTEMVFSQSEMLKAGRMIGPRVYSTGSILYGADGDFKVVINSLEDALANLKRLKAVGAFSVKSYNQPRREQRQQILEAARQLKMEVVPEGGSTFFTNMNMVADGHTGIEHSIPVLPVYKDVTALWNGTNVGYTPTLIVAYGGQWGENYWYDRTNVWENDKLLAFTPRSIIDARARRRTTSEYSDYNHIDIAKATKKIADGGTKVNLGAHGQIQGLGAHWELWMMVQGGFSPLQAIRNATVNGASYLGMNKEIGSLEVGKLADLVVMDDNPLDDIRNSEKIKFVMINGRLYDSATMNEMGTREKLRGKLWFENAKGNGYIIPNSDSETWTFTVPHCD from the coding sequence ATGAAACACCTTTACTTATTAACCATTTTTTCACTTATATTTTTTATAGCTAAATCCCAGGATAAAAAATGGGATGTAGAAAAATATCTTGGTACTACCAAAAATGTAACCATCAATACAGATGAAGGTACCTGGATGAATTTAGATGTAAGTGCAGATGGACAAGAAATTGTGTTTGATTTGATAGGCGATATTTATTCAATGCCAATCGCTGGTGGAACGGCAAAATTATTAAGTGGCGGTATTGCTTTTGATGTGCAGCCTCGGTTTAGTCCGGATGGAAAATACATTTCTTACACAAGCGATAAGAGCGGCGGCGATAACATTTGGATTATGAATCGTAATGGTTCGGGCAAAAAACAAATCACAAAAGAAAGTTTTAGATTGTTGAATAACGCAACTTGGATGCCCAATAGTGAGTATTTAATTGCCCGAAAACATTTTACCGCTGGCAGATCTTTAGGTTCCGGCGAAATGTGGATGTATAATATTAATGGTGGTGACGGAATACAATTAACTAAAAGAAAAAACGACCAACAAGATGCTGGCGAACCTAATGTATCTCCTGATGGAAAGTTCGTTTACTTTAGTGAAGATGTTAGTCCGGGGCCAAATTTTGAGTATAGTAAAGATCCAAACGGTACCATTTACGCCATTCGCCAATTGGATTTAAATAATGGAAAGTTAACAACGCTTATTAATGAACAAGGCGGTGCTTGTAGACCTCAAGTCTCTCCTGATGGAAATTTGATTGCGTTTGTAAAACGGGTTCGATTAAAATCTGTGCTTTATGTTCAAAATATAAAAACAGGTGAGGAATGGCCTATATACGACGACTTATCTCATGATCAGCAAGAAACCTGGGCTATTTTTGGTGTTTATCCAAATTTTGCTTGGATGCCAGATAGTAAAAGCATAGTTTTCTATGCAAAAGGTAAAATTAAAAAAACTGATATAGTTACATTAATTAATTCAACAATTCCTTTTAAAGCTAATACTGTTCAAACCATTCAACAAGCATTACATTTTGAAAATCCTGTTTTCGATAATGAATTTTCAGCAAAAATGTTAAGGCAATTAACTACATCTCCGGATGGAAAAACGATTGTTTTTAATGCAGCTGGTTATATTTATAGACAAGATTTATCAAGTGGAAAACCAGAGCGTTTAACAGAAGGACTTGATTTTGAGTTCGAGCCAAATTTTAGTCCTGATGGGAAATATATTATTTACACCACATGGAATGATGAACTTCGAGGAGCGATAAAGAGAACTGATTTAAAATCCGGAAAAACAATCACCCTCAGCGATGAGAAAGGCTTTTATTATTCGCCACAATACTCCACCAAAGGGGAAAAAATTGTTTTCAGAAAAGGAAGCGGAAACGATGTTTTAGGTTATAATTATGGTCGCGGAACTGGAATTTTTATCATGCCAGCAAGCGGTGGATCAAAAATACTTGTTTCTGATAATGGAATTAAACCGCAGTTTAATAATACGGATACACGAATTTACTTTCAAAGTTCTGCTGATGGCAAAAAAGCTTTGAAAAGTATTGATTTAAATGGCGCAAACGAACGAACGCATTTTACCTCCCAATATGCAAATCAATTCATAGTGAGTCCGGATAATAAATATTTGGCTTTTACCGAACTTTTTAATGTTTACATCACGCCAATGATAAACGTTGGAACTGCACAAGATGCATCGGCAGGAAATAAAGCGATTCCTGTAACAAAAGTTACGACTGAAGGCGGCACCTATATGCAATGGAGTGCAGATAGTAAAAATTTACATTGGACATTAGGGCCAAAATATTTCACCATTGATGTAAATAAAGCCTTTAATTTTGACGGTACTTCACCTAAAACTCAAGCAACATCCACTGATATTAATCTTACTTTAAAAAGCGATGTTCCAACAGGATTGGTCGCCTTAAAAGGAGCTAGAATAATATCAATGAAAGGCGATGAAGTGATTGAAAATGGCACTATTTTAACTGATGGAAACAAGATAATCTCGATTGGAAAATCTGATACAATTACTATTCCAGCTAACGCAAAAGTTATTGACGTAACTGGCAAAACAATAATGCCAGGCATTATTGATGTGCATGCTCATTTGCGCACAAGTCCTGATGGGATTACACCACAAAGCGACTGGAGTTACATGGCAAATTTAGCTTTTGGAGTTACTACTTCTCATGATCCATCGAGCAATACTGAGATGGTTTTTAGTCAGAGCGAAATGCTTAAGGCAGGTAGAATGATTGGTCCACGGGTTTATTCCACCGGATCGATTTTATATGGAGCTGACGGAGATTTTAAAGTTGTGATAAATAGTTTGGAGGATGCACTGGCCAATTTAAAAAGGCTAAAAGCTGTTGGTGCGTTTTCTGTAAAATCATATAATCAGCCTAGAAGAGAGCAACGCCAGCAAATTTTGGAAGCAGCCCGACAGTTAAAAATGGAAGTGGTGCCAGAAGGTGGATCAACCTTTTTCACGAATATGAACATGGTAGCTGATGGCCATACAGGCATTGAACATAGCATTCCGGTTTTACCAGTTTATAAAGATGTAACCGCCCTGTGGAACGGCACAAATGTTGGTTATACACCAACTTTAATTGTTGCTTATGGAGGCCAGTGGGGAGAAAATTATTGGTATGATAGAACAAACGTTTGGGAGAATGATAAACTTTTGGCTTTTACGCCACGATCTATTATTGATGCAAGAGCAAGAAGGAGAACAACTTCAGAATATAGCGATTACAACCACATTGATATTGCTAAAGCAACCAAAAAAATAGCTGATGGCGGAACAAAAGTTAACCTGGGTGCACACGGCCAAATTCAAGGATTGGGTGCGCATTGGGAACTATGGATGATGGTACAAGGTGGTTTTTCGCCTTTACAAGCCATTAGAAATGCCACGGTTAATGGAGCAAGTTATTTAGGCATGAACAAAGAAATTGGATCTTTAGAAGTTGGAAAATTAGCAGATTTAGTTGTGATGGATGATAACCCTTTAGATGATATTCGCAATTCAGAAAAAATAAAATTTGTAATGATAAATGGGCGTTTATATGATAGTGCTACCATGAATGAAATGGGTACAAGAGAAAAATTGCGTGGCAAATTATGGTTTGAAAATGCCAAAGGAAATGGATACATTATTCCGAATAGCGATTCGGAAACTTGGACCTTCACCGTTCCACATTGCGATTAA
- a CDS encoding RecQ family ATP-dependent DNA helicase, which yields MTAIEILQKYWGHQAFRPLQQDIISSVLEGQDSLALLPTGGGKSICFQIPALVMDGICIVVSPLIALMKDQVENLKAKGIEAIAIYAGMGKREIDILLDNCIYGKIKFLYLSPERLLSDIVRVRISYMKVNLIAIDEAHCISQWGYDFRPPYLQIAKLREIHPDVPFLALTATATEFVRKDILEKLEMNNPRIFVKSFARQNLSYVVFGKEDKYKKLIDICRNVKGTGLVYVRNRRETAEVSNFINRNQIKADFYHAGLEREIRFKKQEEWKQDKTRVMVATNAFGMGIDKANVRFVIHLDLPESLEAYYQEAGRGGRDEKRSYAVLLANQSDILNLEARYVNSFPSAEEIKKTYHYLGNYYQLAFGAGEGLTFTFDVADFCKRFNISVLKTISSLKFLEHDGYITLSESVFLPSRLMFIVNHEEVYRFQIENKGYDSVIKTILRSYGGAFDGFIKINEADLAKKVGMSYQDVVALLNKLQTIELVTYIQQTDQPQLQYIRARIDMDHFDLDVKYLALRKEILLKQVSAVVAYASSDTCRSIQLLNYFDEHNALKCGVCDVCLAEKRAENESNLSEKMEYEIITLLQQQALSLDDLISVIKYGNENERLTSIRELLDAGKIKTDGKKYYL from the coding sequence ATGACAGCAATAGAGATTTTACAAAAATACTGGGGGCACCAAGCTTTCAGACCATTACAACAAGACATCATTTCTTCGGTTTTAGAAGGGCAGGATAGTTTAGCGCTACTGCCAACTGGCGGAGGAAAATCCATCTGTTTTCAGATTCCTGCTTTAGTGATGGATGGCATTTGTATTGTGGTTTCGCCGCTTATTGCGCTGATGAAAGATCAGGTTGAAAATCTAAAAGCCAAAGGAATTGAAGCTATTGCCATTTATGCCGGAATGGGAAAACGTGAAATCGATATTCTATTAGATAATTGCATTTACGGTAAAATAAAATTCCTTTATTTATCGCCAGAACGTCTGTTATCCGACATTGTTCGCGTGAGAATTTCCTACATGAAAGTCAATTTAATTGCCATTGATGAAGCACATTGTATATCGCAATGGGGTTATGATTTTCGTCCGCCATATCTTCAAATTGCAAAACTTAGAGAAATTCATCCTGATGTACCATTTTTAGCGCTTACAGCGACAGCAACAGAATTTGTTAGAAAGGATATTCTGGAAAAATTGGAAATGAATAATCCGAGGATTTTCGTTAAAAGTTTTGCTAGACAGAATTTAAGCTATGTTGTTTTCGGAAAGGAAGATAAATATAAAAAGCTGATAGACATTTGCCGAAATGTAAAAGGAACAGGATTGGTTTATGTACGTAACCGACGGGAAACTGCTGAAGTTTCAAACTTTATAAACCGAAATCAAATTAAAGCAGATTTTTATCATGCAGGATTAGAACGTGAAATTCGGTTTAAAAAACAGGAAGAGTGGAAACAGGATAAAACACGTGTAATGGTGGCTACAAATGCTTTTGGTATGGGGATCGACAAAGCCAATGTTCGTTTCGTAATTCACTTGGATTTACCAGAAAGTTTAGAAGCATATTATCAGGAAGCAGGTAGAGGTGGAAGGGATGAGAAACGAAGCTACGCAGTTTTATTGGCTAACCAATCTGATATTTTAAATCTTGAGGCTCGTTATGTAAATAGTTTTCCTTCAGCCGAGGAGATCAAAAAAACTTACCATTATTTAGGAAATTATTATCAATTGGCATTTGGAGCAGGCGAAGGTTTAACTTTTACTTTCGATGTTGCAGATTTTTGTAAACGATTTAATATAAGTGTTTTAAAAACCATATCGTCACTTAAATTTTTGGAACATGATGGTTACATCACGCTTTCCGAAAGTGTTTTTCTGCCTTCGAGGCTAATGTTTATTGTAAATCACGAAGAAGTATATCGCTTTCAGATTGAAAATAAAGGTTATGATAGCGTAATAAAAACTATTCTCCGATCTTATGGAGGTGCTTTTGATGGGTTTATAAAAATTAATGAAGCAGATTTAGCCAAAAAAGTAGGCATGTCTTATCAGGATGTTGTTGCTTTGCTAAATAAATTGCAGACAATAGAATTAGTAACCTACATACAACAAACCGATCAGCCTCAACTTCAATATATTCGTGCTAGAATAGATATGGATCATTTTGACTTAGATGTAAAATATTTAGCGCTGAGGAAAGAGATTTTACTGAAACAAGTAAGTGCAGTTGTGGCTTATGCTTCATCGGATACTTGCAGAAGTATTCAGCTTTTAAATTATTTTGATGAACATAATGCCTTAAAATGTGGTGTTTGCGATGTTTGTCTTGCCGAGAAAAGAGCTGAAAATGAAAGTAATTTAAGCGAAAAAATGGAGTATGAGATTATTACATTGTTGCAGCAGCAAGCTTTAAGTTTGGATGATTTAATTTCCGTTATCAAATATGGAAATGAAAATGAACGGCTCACTTCAATACGTGAGCTTTTAGACGCTGGAAAAATTAAAACCGATGGTAAAAAGTATTATCTATAA
- a CDS encoding MFS transporter, which yields MIEKNNKKIIRSWAFFDWANSAYNLVITSTIFPVYYAIITTTKEHGDQVSFFGKTFINTALSNYALAVAYLIMVLLLPILSSYADAKGKKKFFMTFFTYMGSLACMGLYFFKLPTLEFGIICFVLAAMGYVGGVMFNNSYLPIIASVDQQDRVSAKGFSYGYIGSVILQIICFVFVLKPELFGIVDKSFPARLSFLLVGIWWFIFAQIPFKMLPKDIPNASAVGKGILKSSFSEFSKVWKQLKEMTFLKTYLVAFFFYSMGVQTIMLAAAGFGAKVLKLESDKLIIVILIIQLVAILGAWLMSQLAKKVGNVTVLLGVVMVWIATCVCAYYITNATQFYGLAAVVGLIMGGIQSLSRSTYSKFLPANSTDTASFFSFYDATEKLSIVIGLFSFAFIEEQTGSMRNSIIALTSFFIIGLIFLILLKKIEQKAISNIVDLQP from the coding sequence ATGATAGAAAAAAATAACAAGAAAATTATCCGTTCATGGGCATTTTTCGATTGGGCAAATTCTGCTTATAACCTCGTTATTACCTCAACAATTTTTCCTGTTTATTATGCCATAATTACAACCACGAAAGAACATGGCGATCAGGTTTCTTTCTTCGGAAAAACTTTTATCAACACCGCATTATCCAATTATGCGCTTGCTGTTGCCTATTTAATTATGGTGCTTCTATTGCCAATTTTGTCTTCCTATGCTGATGCAAAGGGCAAAAAGAAATTTTTTATGACGTTTTTTACTTACATGGGCTCTTTGGCATGTATGGGTTTATATTTTTTCAAATTACCTACTTTAGAATTTGGCATTATTTGTTTTGTTTTAGCGGCAATGGGTTACGTAGGTGGTGTAATGTTTAATAATTCATATCTACCAATAATTGCTTCTGTTGATCAGCAAGATCGGGTTAGCGCTAAAGGCTTTTCTTATGGTTATATCGGTAGTGTAATTTTGCAAATCATTTGCTTTGTATTTGTACTAAAACCCGAACTTTTCGGTATTGTAGATAAATCATTCCCTGCACGACTATCTTTCCTACTAGTGGGAATTTGGTGGTTTATCTTTGCACAAATTCCATTTAAAATGTTGCCTAAAGATATTCCGAATGCGTCAGCCGTTGGCAAAGGCATTTTAAAAAGTAGTTTTAGTGAGTTTTCCAAAGTTTGGAAACAGTTAAAAGAAATGACGTTTTTGAAAACCTATTTAGTGGCATTTTTTTTCTATTCGATGGGTGTGCAAACCATCATGCTGGCAGCTGCTGGCTTCGGGGCAAAGGTTTTGAAACTCGAATCTGATAAGCTTATTATTGTAATTTTGATTATACAATTGGTAGCCATATTGGGTGCTTGGCTAATGTCTCAATTAGCAAAAAAAGTTGGCAACGTAACTGTATTATTAGGTGTTGTTATGGTGTGGATTGCTACTTGTGTTTGTGCTTATTACATCACTAATGCCACGCAATTTTATGGCCTTGCCGCAGTTGTTGGATTAATTATGGGCGGTATTCAATCACTTTCTCGTTCAACATATTCAAAATTTCTGCCTGCAAATTCTACTGATACTGCATCATTTTTTAGTTTTTATGATGCTACTGAAAAACTATCAATTGTAATTGGCTTATTTAGCTTTGCTTTTATAGAAGAACAAACCGGAAGTATGCGCAATTCGATTATTGCCTTAACATCGTTTTTTATTATCGGATTGATATTTTTAATACTTCTTAAAAAAATTGAACAAAAAGCAATTTCTAATATTGTAGATTTACAGCCTTAA